Proteins co-encoded in one Zootoca vivipara chromosome 3, rZooViv1.1, whole genome shotgun sequence genomic window:
- the LOC118082370 gene encoding glutathione S-transferase 3, producing the protein MSGKPKLTYFEGRGRMESIRWLLAAAGVEFEETFLKTREQYLKLIKDGYLLFDQVPLVEMDGLKLVQTKAILNYIAGKYNLHGKDLKERAYIDMYVEGTMDLMGMFMMYPFSPPEQKEKQLASILEKATTRYFPVYEKALKQDGQEFLVGNCLSWADIQLLEAILMAEEKKAEVLESFPQLQAFKAKVSNLPTIKRFLQPGSQRKPPPDDAYVATVLKVLTSD; encoded by the exons ATGTCTGGGAAACCAAAACTGACGTACTTtgaaggcagaggaagaatggAATCCATCAGGTGGCTTTTAGCAGCAGCTGGAGTGGAG TTTGAAgaaacatttttgaaaacaaGAGAACAGTATTTGAAGTTAATCAAAG ATGGATACTTGCTGTTTGATCAAGTCCCTCTGGTCGAGATGGATGGGCTGAAGCTGGTCCAGACCAAGGCCATCCTCAACTACATCGCGGGGAAATATAACCTCCATGGGAAGGACCTGAAAGAAAGAGCATA CATTGACATGTATGTGGAAGGAACCATGGACCTGATGGGGATGTTTATGATGTATCCCTTTTCTCCACCTGAGCAAAAGGAGAAGCAGCTTGCTTCCATCCTGGAGAAGGCCACTACCAGGTACTTTCCAGTCTACGAAAAG GCCCTGAAACAGGATGGACAAGAGTTTCTTGTTGGCAATTGCCTCAGCTGGGCAGACATACAGCTGCTTGAGGCAATCTTAATGGCAGAGGAGAAGAAAGCTGAGGTTCTTGAATCCTTCCCTCAACTGCAG GCTTTTAAAGCAAAGGTGAGCAATCTTCCCACTATAAAGAGGTTCCTGCAGCCTGGAAGCCAAAGGAAACCACCCCCTGATGACGCATATGTCGCAACTGTGCTGAAGGTTCTCACAAGTGACTAA